A single genomic interval of Lewinellaceae bacterium harbors:
- a CDS encoding helix-turn-helix transcriptional regulator has product MLLKSIGYSIKERRKELGITQPILAELADVSKNTIYKLERGTGNPSVKTLDKLLEVLGLELKVSVKNS; this is encoded by the coding sequence ATGTTGCTTAAATCTATTGGCTATTCAATAAAAGAGAGGAGAAAAGAATTAGGGATAACTCAACCTATCTTAGCAGAATTGGCAGATGTGAGTAAAAATACTATTTATAAACTGGAAAGGGGTACTGGAAATCCTTCCGTAAAGACATTGGACAAGCTATTAGAAGTGTTGGGATTAGAATTAAAAGTGTCTGTGAAAAATTCTTAA
- the ugpC gene encoding sn-glycerol-3-phosphate ABC transporter ATP-binding protein UgpC, protein MAGIIFEDVSKSYGKVEVVKNINFEVKNKEFMVLVGPSGCGKSTLLRLVAGLEEISSGNLYIGNALVNDIPPKDRDIAIVFQNYALYPHMTAYQNLAFGLKIRRFDKKEIGQRVLEAAKILDIEALLDRKPKAMSGGQRQRVAIGRAIVRHPKVFLFDEPLSNLDAKLRGQMRIEIAKLHQKLQTTVVYVTHDQVEAMTLGHRIAVMNKGSIQQLDTPDSLYANPRNLFVAGFIGTPPMNFIAGRIGKENGNLFFLGDGQSFKAKISRPGLANYSGREVVLGIRPEGIHLQKQPGNGNYAAFNSKIQFVERLGHESFAFFQLQDKQLVARLKPEEPIRPQEEVNLFFDVDQMHFFDRQTEEVIA, encoded by the coding sequence ATGGCAGGAATAATTTTTGAAGACGTATCCAAAAGCTACGGAAAAGTAGAGGTTGTAAAGAACATCAACTTTGAGGTTAAAAACAAGGAATTCATGGTACTCGTCGGCCCTTCCGGCTGCGGCAAATCGACCCTGCTGCGTTTGGTGGCCGGCCTGGAAGAGATCAGCAGTGGAAACCTGTATATCGGGAATGCCCTGGTCAATGACATCCCTCCGAAAGACCGGGATATCGCCATCGTTTTTCAAAACTACGCCCTCTACCCGCACATGACGGCTTACCAGAACCTCGCCTTCGGACTGAAAATAAGGCGGTTCGACAAAAAAGAGATCGGCCAGCGGGTGCTGGAAGCCGCAAAAATACTGGATATTGAAGCCTTGTTGGACAGGAAACCCAAGGCCATGTCGGGCGGGCAACGGCAACGGGTCGCCATCGGGCGGGCCATCGTCCGCCATCCCAAAGTATTTCTGTTTGATGAACCCCTGAGCAACCTCGACGCCAAGCTCAGGGGGCAGATGCGGATCGAGATTGCCAAGCTGCACCAAAAGCTGCAGACGACCGTCGTCTACGTCACCCACGACCAGGTAGAGGCCATGACCCTGGGCCACCGGATCGCCGTGATGAACAAGGGCAGCATCCAGCAACTGGATACCCCCGACAGCCTTTACGCCAACCCTAGAAATTTATTCGTCGCCGGCTTCATCGGCACCCCTCCCATGAATTTCATAGCGGGCCGGATCGGGAAGGAAAACGGGAACCTGTTTTTTTTGGGCGATGGCCAGTCGTTTAAAGCAAAGATCAGCCGGCCCGGGTTGGCCAACTACTCCGGCAGGGAGGTGGTGCTGGGCATCCGGCCGGAAGGCATTCACCTGCAAAAGCAGCCGGGAAACGGGAATTATGCAGCCTTTAACAGCAAAATCCAATTCGTCGAACGGCTGGGCCACGAGAGCTTTGCCTTTTTCCAGCTCCAGGATAAACAGCTGGTCGCCCGCCTGAAGCCCGAGGAGCCGATCCGCCCCCAGGAAGAGGTGAACTTGTTTTTTGACGTGGATCAAATGCACTTTTTTGACAGGCAGACGGAGGAGGTGATTGCTTGA
- a CDS encoding HipA domain-containing protein, whose amino-acid sequence MNLEALSICPGTLAEGYQSYSPICLKHLFNNKKVSHVLQYDSTQNDEKVAESFIENRKRISISGVQEKLSFILDKTELRLTKKGEQGTYILKPIPRDLKQVEQVPANEHLTMQIAKQVYKIKVAENALIFFKDGSPAYITKRFDIKEEGGKWGKEDFATLAGKSKDNGGSSFKYEYSYEELGGLIREYIPAWRVEIEKYYQIVIFNYLFSNGDAHLKNFSILESTKGDYLLSPAYDLINTKLHVNDTDFALEKGLFVDGYKSEDCKKSGHPSKKDFEEFGRRIGVMETRIKKLLQPFLERQEEVKRLIKNSYLNNACKRGYLLMYNTKRNYLDK is encoded by the coding sequence ATGAATTTGGAAGCACTAAGTATTTGCCCGGGAACACTAGCAGAAGGCTATCAAAGTTATAGTCCAATTTGTTTAAAGCATCTGTTCAACAACAAAAAAGTAAGCCATGTATTACAATATGATTCTACTCAAAATGATGAAAAAGTAGCAGAAAGCTTTATAGAAAACAGAAAACGAATATCTATATCGGGAGTCCAGGAAAAACTAAGTTTTATATTGGATAAAACAGAGTTGAGATTGACAAAGAAAGGAGAACAAGGCACTTATATATTGAAACCGATCCCAAGAGATTTAAAACAAGTTGAACAAGTGCCGGCGAATGAACATTTGACGATGCAAATAGCCAAACAAGTGTATAAAATAAAAGTAGCAGAAAATGCTTTGATATTTTTTAAAGATGGAAGCCCAGCTTATATAACAAAACGGTTTGACATTAAAGAGGAAGGCGGAAAATGGGGAAAAGAAGATTTTGCCACTTTGGCAGGAAAAAGCAAAGATAATGGAGGATCAAGTTTCAAGTATGAATACAGTTATGAAGAACTGGGAGGATTAATAAGGGAGTATATACCAGCCTGGCGAGTAGAAATAGAAAAGTACTATCAAATAGTGATATTTAATTACTTGTTTTCCAATGGAGATGCTCATTTAAAGAATTTCTCTATATTGGAATCGACAAAAGGGGATTATTTATTAAGCCCGGCCTATGATTTAATAAATACTAAATTACATGTCAATGATACAGATTTTGCATTAGAAAAAGGATTGTTTGTTGATGGTTATAAAAGTGAAGATTGTAAAAAGAGTGGCCATCCAAGTAAAAAGGATTTTGAAGAGTTTGGCAGGCGAATAGGCGTAATGGAAACGAGAATAAAAAAATTGCTGCAACCATTTTTAGAAAGACAAGAGGAAGTAAAACGATTAATAAAGAATTCATATTTGAATAACGCCTGTAAAAGAGGTTATTTACTGATGTATAATACCAAAAGGAATTATTTGGATAAATAG
- a CDS encoding P1 family peptidase: protein MRTLAFFLLMLLTTTLMAQQQRVRACGIEPGILPPGPLNAITDVGGVKVGHHTLIAGDSIRTGVTAILPHGGNIFQQKIPAAIYIGNGFGKLMGYSQVEELGNIETPIILTNTLSVPTAADALIDYTLAQEENAEVRSVNPVVGETNDGALNDIRGRHVKKEHVLSAITSASSGPVAEGNVGAGTGTICFGFKGGIGTASRKLPQDDGGYTVGVLVQTNFGGVLQVDGLPAGEELRKKKAATGSGDGSCLIVVATDAPADARNLKRMAKRAMLGLARTGGIASNGSGDYVIAFSTAEGLRVPYKPENLLLEQKVLDNNAMTPLFLATIEATEEAILNSLFMAETMTGNGRTVEKLPVDKVLEMRERNGRE from the coding sequence ATGCGAACATTAGCCTTTTTCCTTTTAATGCTCCTCACCACCACCCTCATGGCACAACAACAACGCGTGCGCGCCTGCGGCATCGAGCCCGGCATCCTTCCACCCGGCCCCCTAAACGCCATCACCGACGTGGGCGGCGTAAAGGTGGGCCACCATACCTTGATTGCCGGCGACAGCATCCGCACCGGCGTCACCGCCATCCTGCCCCACGGCGGCAACATCTTCCAGCAGAAAATACCCGCCGCCATCTACATCGGCAACGGCTTCGGCAAGCTCATGGGCTACAGCCAGGTGGAGGAGTTGGGCAACATCGAGACGCCGATCATTCTCACCAATACCCTCAGCGTGCCTACCGCCGCCGATGCGCTGATCGACTATACCCTGGCTCAGGAGGAAAATGCCGAGGTGCGCTCGGTCAATCCCGTTGTGGGAGAGACCAACGATGGGGCGCTGAACGATATCCGCGGGCGACACGTTAAAAAGGAGCATGTCCTGAGTGCCATCACATCGGCCAGCTCCGGGCCGGTAGCGGAAGGCAACGTCGGCGCCGGTACCGGCACCATCTGCTTCGGCTTCAAAGGCGGCATTGGCACGGCTTCCCGTAAACTGCCGCAGGATGACGGCGGCTACACCGTCGGCGTGCTGGTGCAAACCAACTTCGGCGGCGTCCTGCAGGTGGACGGCCTGCCGGCAGGGGAGGAGCTGAGAAAGAAAAAGGCGGCTACTGGCTCCGGCGACGGCTCCTGCCTGATCGTCGTGGCCACCGACGCCCCGGCGGACGCCCGCAACCTGAAGCGGATGGCCAAGCGGGCTATGCTGGGCCTGGCGCGCACCGGAGGCATTGCCTCCAATGGCAGCGGCGATTACGTCATCGCCTTTTCAACCGCCGAAGGGCTGCGCGTGCCTTACAAGCCCGAAAATCTGCTTCTGGAGCAGAAAGTGCTGGACAACAACGCCATGACGCCTCTTTTCCTGGCTACCATCGAGGCGACGGAGGAGGCCATCCTGAACTCCCTCTTTATGGCGGAGACGATGACGGGCAATGGGCGTACGGTGGAGAAGCTGCCGGTGGATAAGGTATTGGAGATGAGAGAACGGAATGGAAGAGAATAG
- a CDS encoding HipA N-terminal domain-containing protein: MRKAEIYRNGTLAGYLIEKDRRNYVFRYDDKYYRDNSKPAISLTLPKNQQEYHSEFLFPFFFNMLSEGVNRKLQSRQLQIDENDHFGLLLETAGYDTIGAICVKKIK, from the coding sequence ATGAGAAAGGCTGAAATATATAGAAATGGAACCTTAGCCGGTTATTTAATAGAGAAGGATCGAAGAAATTATGTGTTTAGGTATGATGATAAGTATTACCGGGATAACAGCAAACCTGCCATTAGTCTAACTTTACCCAAAAACCAACAGGAATATCATAGCGAGTTTTTATTTCCATTTTTCTTTAATATGCTGAGTGAAGGAGTAAACAGAAAATTACAAAGCAGACAACTACAAATAGATGAAAATGACCACTTTGGGTTATTATTAGAGACCGCCGGGTATGATACGATTGGAGCGATATGTGTCAAAAAGATAAAATGA
- a CDS encoding SMP-30/gluconolactonase/LRE family protein translates to MAFPQKSMAHAALLLLAALLSGCKCNSVSLCCPDYEMGNAYTATKIFTGPGTEDIALDTSQGYPRLIVSCDERRGKRPPSGSFYSIDLRTRDTFKFAIDRDLETFYPPGKKLADWHPHGIALARIDGADYLYSVTHRGKKGRIGFRANEILRFRIGADTLYCDTVFRSAELKTPNDIFVLPDGSFYVSNIMKKASTWQFIRSAFGGKTGDIAYCHPNKGWNTVIRKQGYPNGIFVEETTQSLYMVHGACKEVNRYALAAPGKVDLASKKSAPQKIVMGDNLTRDAEGYFWTTSHPCVFKFMKHGKNKEKHSPSLAYRIDPNTLEAELVYQNNGEEISAASTALWHDGKLYLSQVFDGFVLEVDVE, encoded by the coding sequence ATGGCTTTTCCCCAAAAAAGCATGGCCCACGCGGCGCTTCTGCTCCTCGCCGCTCTGCTCAGCGGCTGCAAATGCAACTCCGTATCCCTCTGCTGCCCCGATTATGAGATGGGCAACGCCTACACCGCAACAAAGATTTTTACCGGGCCGGGCACAGAAGACATCGCCCTGGACACCAGCCAGGGCTACCCGCGCCTCATCGTCTCGTGTGATGAGCGGCGCGGGAAACGGCCTCCATCCGGTAGTTTCTATTCCATTGACCTGCGAACCCGGGACACTTTCAAATTTGCCATTGACAGGGACCTGGAAACGTTCTATCCTCCCGGCAAGAAATTGGCCGATTGGCACCCCCACGGCATCGCTCTGGCGCGGATCGACGGCGCCGATTACCTGTACAGCGTAACTCACCGCGGCAAAAAAGGCCGGATAGGCTTTCGCGCAAATGAGATCCTCCGCTTCCGCATCGGGGCCGATACATTGTACTGCGATACGGTATTCCGCAGCGCGGAATTGAAAACCCCCAACGATATTTTCGTCCTGCCCGACGGCAGTTTTTACGTTTCGAATATCATGAAAAAAGCCAGCACCTGGCAGTTCATCCGAAGCGCTTTCGGCGGCAAAACGGGCGATATCGCATATTGCCACCCGAATAAGGGCTGGAACACCGTTATCCGAAAGCAGGGCTACCCCAACGGCATCTTTGTAGAGGAAACCACCCAAAGCCTCTATATGGTGCACGGCGCCTGCAAAGAAGTCAACCGCTATGCGCTTGCTGCTCCCGGAAAGGTGGACCTGGCCAGCAAAAAAAGCGCTCCGCAGAAAATCGTCATGGGAGACAACCTGACCCGCGATGCGGAGGGCTACTTCTGGACGACTTCTCATCCTTGTGTTTTTAAGTTTATGAAACACGGCAAGAACAAAGAAAAACATTCTCCCAGCCTGGCGTACCGCATCGACCCCAATACCCTGGAAGCGGAACTGGTTTATCAGAATAATGGAGAGGAGATCAGCGCGGCGTCAACGGCGCTGTGGCATGATGGGAAGTTGTACCTCTCCCAGGTGTTTGACGGCTTCGTATTGGAGGTGGATGTGGAGTGA
- a CDS encoding OmpA family protein, producing the protein MKKLPILLLSAALLSFSACNKKKVAALESELALKNEQIGQLEEQLNYAQSTQSSLLDRMADLSVVNKDGAESIKKSLENITQQYGFIQDLTTKIQSKDSLNLALVMNLKRSLSNIDDEDIQVEVKGGFVHVSISDKLLFQSGSSRINQAAYSVLGKIATVVNDHDDMNIMVEGHTDDVPISNSCLADNWDLSVKRATSVVRVLQEDHYVDPERMTAAGRSQYVPKASNTTSAGRSLNRRTEIVIMPKLDQFFKLLEPPVVRD; encoded by the coding sequence ATGAAGAAACTACCAATCCTGCTGCTCAGCGCGGCGTTGCTGTCCTTCAGCGCCTGCAACAAAAAAAAGGTGGCCGCCCTGGAAAGCGAGCTGGCCCTGAAGAACGAACAGATCGGACAGTTGGAAGAACAGCTCAACTACGCCCAAAGCACCCAAAGCAGCCTGCTGGACCGCATGGCCGACCTCTCGGTCGTCAACAAAGACGGAGCGGAAAGCATCAAAAAGTCGCTGGAAAACATTACCCAGCAGTACGGCTTCATCCAGGACCTGACTACAAAGATACAGTCGAAAGACAGCCTCAACCTGGCGCTGGTGATGAACCTCAAGCGCTCGCTGAGCAACATCGACGACGAGGACATACAGGTGGAGGTCAAGGGCGGCTTCGTGCACGTATCCATTTCCGACAAGCTGCTGTTTCAGTCGGGCAGTTCCCGGATCAACCAGGCCGCCTATTCCGTGCTGGGCAAGATCGCCACCGTGGTCAACGACCACGACGATATGAACATCATGGTGGAAGGCCACACCGACGACGTGCCCATCTCCAATTCCTGCCTGGCCGACAACTGGGACCTGAGCGTGAAGCGGGCCACCTCGGTGGTGCGCGTCCTGCAGGAAGACCACTACGTCGACCCGGAGCGGATGACGGCCGCCGGGCGCTCGCAGTACGTGCCCAAAGCCAGCAATACGACCAGCGCCGGGCGCAGCCTCAACCGGAGGACGGAGATCGTCATCATGCCGAAGCTGGACCAGTTCTTTAAATTGCTGGAGCCGCCGGTGGTGCGGGATTGA
- a CDS encoding TolC family protein, which produces MRKILSPIILLLLAWPALAQQQARQMSLEDAIQYALTESIKIKNAQIAIADAEQQIIERRAAGIPQLSGSVQYTHYLKVPRQPLPEGFDIFNIFGQALAVDLYDQLSENTQAALDNAFQGSNGGSSDGIAFFLKNNFTAGLNLDAMVFDGSYFVALRAAREFRTYTTREFATKKREVENAVIEAYLPVLLIQENIELLDKNISNLEQLFFETKELYKAGFAEQLDIDRQELSLSNLQAERDNLRRQKEVAMENLKFNMGYPLDEPLVVSDDLNLMLTDATPDALAANFDPSRRPEFELLDQAITMNELNIKLNQAGYLPSLRAFGTYQQQYQGDDLKNGFWAPSAFVGLSLNVPIFDGLEKKAKIERARLDLELARNQKEDLGRAITLEVKNARTNYLNASQRLQSQQKNLALAGRIYETTQVKYREGVGSSLEVTQAEQSLYASQSNYMQALYDLLLAKARLDMALGN; this is translated from the coding sequence ATGCGTAAGATTTTAAGCCCGATCATCCTACTCCTGCTGGCCTGGCCAGCCCTGGCCCAGCAACAGGCCCGGCAAATGTCCCTGGAAGATGCGATTCAGTACGCGCTCACGGAAAGCATCAAGATCAAGAATGCTCAAATTGCCATTGCCGATGCCGAACAGCAGATCATCGAGCGCCGGGCGGCAGGGATACCTCAGCTCAGCGGCAGCGTGCAGTACACGCATTATCTGAAGGTGCCCCGGCAGCCTTTGCCGGAGGGCTTCGACATTTTCAACATCTTCGGCCAGGCCCTGGCGGTCGACCTTTATGACCAGCTGTCTGAAAACACGCAGGCTGCCCTGGATAATGCCTTCCAGGGCTCCAACGGCGGCAGCAGCGACGGCATCGCTTTCTTTCTAAAAAACAACTTCACTGCCGGGCTGAACCTGGACGCGATGGTGTTCGACGGCTCCTATTTCGTTGCCCTGCGGGCTGCCCGCGAGTTCCGGACTTATACTACCAGGGAATTTGCCACTAAAAAACGGGAAGTAGAGAATGCCGTAATCGAAGCCTACCTGCCGGTCCTGCTCATCCAGGAAAACATTGAGCTGCTGGATAAAAACATCTCCAACCTGGAACAGCTCTTTTTTGAAACCAAAGAACTCTATAAGGCTGGCTTTGCTGAACAACTCGATATCGACCGCCAGGAGCTGTCGCTGTCCAACCTGCAGGCGGAACGCGATAACCTGAGGCGCCAGAAGGAGGTGGCCATGGAAAACCTGAAATTCAACATGGGGTATCCATTAGACGAACCGCTGGTGGTTTCCGATGACCTGAACCTGATGCTGACTGACGCCACTCCCGATGCGCTGGCCGCCAATTTCGACCCCAGCCGCCGGCCCGAGTTTGAATTGCTGGACCAGGCCATCACCATGAACGAGCTCAACATCAAGCTCAACCAGGCGGGGTATCTGCCTTCTTTGCGGGCATTTGGCACCTACCAGCAGCAGTACCAGGGAGACGACTTAAAAAACGGCTTCTGGGCGCCCTCGGCCTTTGTTGGCCTCAGCCTCAACGTGCCCATCTTTGACGGCCTCGAAAAGAAAGCCAAAATCGAAAGGGCCCGGCTGGACCTTGAACTGGCCAGAAACCAGAAAGAGGACCTGGGAAGGGCCATCACGCTGGAAGTCAAAAATGCCCGCACCAATTACCTCAATGCCAGCCAACGCCTGCAAAGCCAGCAGAAAAACCTGGCGCTTGCCGGACGCATCTACGAGACTACCCAGGTCAAATACCGGGAAGGGGTGGGCTCCAGCCTGGAAGTTACCCAGGCCGAACAGAGCCTTTACGCCTCGCAAAGCAACTACATGCAGGCACTGTACGACTTGTTGCTGGCAAAAGCAAGGCTCGATATGGCCCTTGGAAATTAA
- a CDS encoding nucleotidyltransferase family protein has protein sequence MQIPDTTKTALVLLAAGASTRMGQPKQLLRYRGESLLRRTLRIALETPFRPVAVVLGARAEELEAELEGTEALIVYNSAWPTGMGSSVATGLEALLRAEPELGAACFILVDQPHLAAGHLLALEEQLQHSPEKKGAVSMYDGTLGVPALFRKALFPELLQLHGQKGAKPLIEKYRDHLLPVPFPKGRIDLDTPEDWREFILGN, from the coding sequence ATGCAAATTCCGGATACAACCAAAACCGCCCTCGTCCTGCTCGCCGCCGGCGCGTCCACCCGGATGGGGCAACCCAAGCAACTGCTGCGCTACCGGGGCGAAAGCCTGCTGCGCCGCACCCTGCGCATCGCACTGGAAACGCCCTTCCGCCCCGTGGCCGTCGTGCTGGGCGCACGGGCCGAAGAACTGGAAGCCGAACTCGAAGGCACGGAAGCGCTCATCGTCTACAACAGCGCCTGGCCCACCGGCATGGGCAGTTCGGTAGCCACCGGCCTGGAAGCCCTGTTGCGCGCCGAGCCGGAACTGGGGGCCGCCTGCTTCATTCTGGTAGACCAACCTCACCTGGCCGCCGGTCACCTCCTGGCATTGGAAGAGCAATTGCAGCATTCCCCTGAAAAAAAAGGCGCCGTATCGATGTATGATGGAACGCTGGGCGTTCCCGCTCTGTTCCGCAAGGCTTTATTTCCCGAGTTGCTGCAATTGCACGGGCAAAAAGGCGCCAAACCGTTGATCGAAAAGTATCGGGACCACCTCCTTCCCGTTCCATTTCCCAAAGGACGGATCGACCTGGACACGCCGGAGGACTGGCGGGAATTTATCCTCGGCAATTAA
- a CDS encoding efflux RND transporter periplasmic adaptor subunit has product MKYLIPLFALIALLGACSSGTGAESGHPESLEEKRALLKEKQGELKEISALIAQLETEIAELDPRAKEKSRRLVTTAPVQRIDFNHFVEIQGSVKADDIVEATSEMSGRILRLAVKEGENVRAGQLIAELDLEQLKKQIAEVEKSMELATTVYERQKRLWDQNIGSEIQYLEAKNGKERLEKSLETLQYQLTKSKVYAPASGIVERVILQAGELAMPGAPILQILNPRKLKVVAAVPETYLRAVVRGEKVRVSFPSLSLEQEARVTLIGSSIDPSNRTFEVEADINEQNGLLKPNLLAVMFIKDSEQKNVVAIPLEIVQQEVSGKDFVYIKGEGENGPFAKKVYVKTGQSFKGNIVIKEGLQGDEVLIMEGARGLAENEPIKIQSEDDRIGQNG; this is encoded by the coding sequence ATGAAATACCTCATTCCTTTGTTCGCCCTTATCGCTTTGCTGGGAGCCTGCAGCTCGGGCACCGGCGCTGAATCCGGGCATCCGGAGAGCCTGGAGGAAAAGCGCGCCCTGTTGAAAGAGAAGCAGGGCGAACTCAAAGAAATCTCTGCCCTGATCGCCCAACTGGAAACGGAGATCGCCGAACTGGACCCTCGGGCCAAAGAAAAAAGCCGCCGCCTGGTGACCACCGCGCCGGTGCAGCGGATTGATTTTAACCATTTCGTAGAGATCCAGGGCTCCGTGAAAGCGGATGACATCGTAGAGGCTACCAGCGAAATGTCGGGCCGTATCCTCCGCCTCGCCGTTAAAGAAGGCGAAAATGTGCGCGCCGGGCAGCTCATCGCTGAACTTGACCTGGAGCAGCTGAAAAAACAGATCGCAGAGGTGGAAAAATCGATGGAATTGGCCACCACAGTCTACGAACGCCAGAAACGCCTCTGGGACCAGAACATAGGCTCCGAAATCCAGTATCTGGAAGCTAAAAACGGAAAAGAGCGCCTGGAAAAGAGCCTGGAAACCCTGCAGTACCAACTCACCAAGTCTAAGGTTTATGCCCCGGCTTCCGGCATAGTAGAGCGCGTTATCTTGCAGGCCGGCGAGCTGGCGATGCCCGGCGCGCCCATCCTGCAGATTCTCAACCCCCGCAAACTCAAAGTGGTGGCCGCTGTTCCCGAAACTTATCTTCGCGCGGTCGTGCGCGGGGAGAAAGTAAGGGTCAGCTTCCCGTCGCTCAGCCTGGAGCAGGAAGCCCGCGTGACCCTCATCGGCTCCTCTATCGACCCGTCTAACCGAACTTTCGAGGTGGAAGCGGATATCAACGAGCAAAACGGCCTGCTTAAGCCCAACCTCCTGGCGGTCATGTTCATTAAAGACTCCGAGCAGAAAAATGTCGTGGCCATTCCCCTGGAAATCGTTCAGCAGGAGGTCAGCGGAAAGGATTTTGTGTACATAAAGGGGGAGGGAGAAAACGGGCCTTTCGCTAAAAAAGTATACGTGAAGACGGGGCAGAGCTTTAAAGGCAATATCGTCATCAAAGAGGGCCTGCAGGGAGATGAAGTGTTGATCATGGAAGGCGCCCGCGGCCTGGCGGAAAATGAACCGATCAAAATTCAGAGTGAGGACGACCGCATCGGCCAGAAT
- a CDS encoding TetR/AcrR family transcriptional regulator, which produces MQLKQHILNKSYELFMRYGIKSVTMDDIARELGMSKKTLYQYVENKTDLIEQIFHQHIEEEKKVIECIRSSSADAVDEILKIARYVVEQLRDLSPNTVYDLQKYYPKTWKQMDALHQRHVYAIIKENLERGIRQGAYRSNLNPDIIAKLHVGKTSLVADEEMFPAREYDIKTLYWEYINYHIHGVASIEGQHLLEKYKAAEKLQVKEQ; this is translated from the coding sequence ATGCAATTAAAGCAGCACATTTTAAATAAATCGTATGAACTCTTCATGCGGTATGGGATAAAGAGTGTCACCATGGATGACATCGCCCGGGAGCTGGGCATGTCGAAGAAGACGCTTTATCAGTATGTCGAAAACAAGACGGACCTGATCGAGCAAATCTTCCACCAGCACATCGAAGAAGAAAAGAAGGTCATTGAATGCATACGCAGCAGTTCGGCCGACGCGGTCGACGAAATCCTGAAGATTGCCAGATACGTGGTGGAGCAGCTCCGGGACCTGTCGCCGAACACGGTATACGACCTGCAAAAATATTACCCTAAAACCTGGAAGCAGATGGATGCCCTGCACCAACGCCATGTATATGCCATCATCAAGGAAAACCTGGAGCGGGGAATCCGGCAAGGGGCCTACCGGTCGAACCTGAATCCGGATATCATCGCAAAACTGCACGTCGGCAAGACGTCTCTGGTGGCGGATGAAGAGATGTTCCCGGCCCGGGAATACGACATCAAAACGCTGTATTGGGAATACATCAACTACCACATCCACGGCGTTGCCTCCATCGAAGGGCAGCATCTGCTGGAAAAGTACAAAGCAGCTGAAAAGCTGCAGGTCAAAGAACAATAA
- a CDS encoding DUF4197 domain-containing protein has protein sequence MICAMALNGLQAQKWLEKVNKAKDDLLGGGLSQEEAGKGLKEALDLGVAEAVDFLSAEDGYYKSAYKVLLPEEAQAVAGKLRAVPGFSNVEEEIILKINRAAEDAAKKAKPIFVSAIKQMTFKDAMNLLMGNKDAATRYLEKTTYDQLYAEFKPVIVESLDKFNARTYWRDAVTAYNKIPLTSKANPELDDYVAKQALVGLFGLVEVKEKDIRENAGARTSELLRKVFAKQDK, from the coding sequence ATGATTTGCGCTATGGCGCTCAACGGGCTCCAGGCCCAGAAGTGGCTGGAAAAAGTAAACAAAGCAAAGGATGATTTATTAGGGGGCGGCCTGAGCCAGGAGGAAGCCGGAAAGGGCCTTAAAGAAGCGCTCGACCTCGGCGTGGCCGAAGCAGTGGATTTCCTTTCGGCAGAGGATGGGTACTACAAAAGCGCCTACAAGGTGCTGTTGCCGGAAGAAGCCCAGGCGGTAGCGGGCAAGCTGCGCGCCGTGCCCGGCTTCTCCAACGTGGAAGAGGAGATCATCCTGAAGATCAACCGGGCGGCGGAGGACGCGGCCAAGAAAGCCAAGCCCATCTTCGTCAGCGCCATCAAACAGATGACCTTCAAGGACGCCATGAACCTCCTGATGGGCAACAAAGACGCCGCCACCCGCTACCTGGAAAAAACGACCTACGACCAGCTCTACGCGGAGTTCAAGCCGGTCATCGTCGAATCGCTCGACAAGTTCAACGCCCGAACCTACTGGCGCGACGCGGTGACGGCCTACAACAAAATACCTCTGACTTCCAAGGCCAATCCAGAGCTGGACGACTACGTCGCCAAACAGGCGCTGGTGGGGCTGTTCGGCCTGGTTGAAGTGAAGGAAAAGGATATCCGGGAGAATGCCGGGGCGCGGACGTCGGAGCTGCTGCGCAAGGTGTTTGCCAAGCAGGATAAATAA